Genomic DNA from Solanum dulcamara chromosome 4, daSolDulc1.2, whole genome shotgun sequence:
TAAACCTATCCTTGAACACCCATAGTTCTTATCTGATAAGTACCTGaaagataaaataaatgataattGATTAAATTGTATTGACAGTATAAAAATAGAATTCATACCTTTAAatcccataaaaaaaattaacaaattatTAATCGAACACTAATATTGAAAACCACGTGAGGAACTTTCGAAGGAGAAGAATCCTACTCGAAACAAATACTTtaggataaaaaaaaataatgaagaataaATAATGATGAATTTGAGTGAATAAAATGAAGTGTTGTATTTATAGGTATTTTGGTGGAGACTATGGaaatgaattttaattaattattaatgaaaagaACTTATAATACCAGTTGGATTATTTAGCCACGCTTcataattagaaaaaataatttttttggttagaaataattaatttacttaCCTTCAttgtaatttgggaattttattttaatatagatTTTGAGAACAAGTTGTTATTAATGTAGTTCAAGAATAAATTATTATGCAATCTATAAATTCTATCCTTTTTGGGTTGTGAAAATTCAAAAGGTTGCATATATATTACAAATGCTTAAGCAGATTTAATGTTTActatatcaaatcaaataatttaatcGTAAAAGTTACAAATTAAAGTGTACgattaaaattttcattaggATTTAATCACAATAGATTAAAATAAGAACCGATAATCTAGTTAAAGATTTTTAGATTGATTGTTAAAAGCgataaagttatatatatatatagagagagattgACAATGTAAACGGTTTTAAAATTATTAGTGCAAATCAATCGATTATAACAAGTTATAATATAATAACTCTATGACAACAATAAAGTTTGTTAGTGAATCATCaagattaattaaaattaaacaaCAGTTTAGTTAACACGTAAATAAAGATTAAAGGAATAAGAAAGAGATTGCTTGTGTCTTCTTGGACATAAACTTgatcatttaaaataaaaataaaaattgcatTGCAAACAAAGAAAAACAACCAATATAATAGTACCACATAGTATCTTTATTTGGTAAAAAGAAAACCTAAAGATAATGGTAGATGTACAAATATTATATTGTTTTTTAAGTTCCTTCTCATGATCACTTCCCTTTAATTGGGCAACTAACTTTATGAACAAACTTTTTTGTCATAACTTGCCTAGGATGTTAAGGTTTCTTcaataaaacaataaaattctGACAACTTAGAACTCCAGACAAGTAAACATAACATCTAGgttgttattttttaaataaaaaatatatcctATTATATATAGTAGAAGCAAATGATTTTCTAGCACAAAGATAgatgataaatttatttataaaaacacTTCATTTTCCTTCTCTATTCAatctcacaatcatttatttccTCTCTCACacacttcaaaaaaaaaagaatttaccCTTACTAGAGAGAACCAATAAAGGGGTTTTTAATAGAAGATAACGTTGCTGGCTTTTATTGCATTCACCGAGATAGTTTTGTTTATTTCTAAATTATGCAACAAGTTGTTCATCTACGTACGATCTTTGGTTCAAATCGAATCAGAATGAAATAGATTCAGTCAACAACTTTCATAACAATCCAATTGGAAGATTTTTTGTGCATGTGAATTAGAACAATCATAAGAAAACTGGTAGCCTCACTAGCAAGGAACAATAGGAGTTTTGGATCACAAGAAAACAACATTGACGATTCGTATTACATTTACTAAGATAGTCTTACTCGATTACTTCTGAACTCTGTAGTGAGTTCAACCACCACCTTCGAATCAGATTGATTTAAGATAAAACAGATTTATTCTGTAGCTTTCACAATAATCAAAATCTGACCTCCGTCCTGAAAACTAAAGAAGAAATGGCAAAGTTGGTGGGGCATGTAGGAACAGGTCTTGGTTTTTTTCTAATAGGTACTTGGCACATGTTTAACCATATTAAACTACATTCTTTGCACCCAAATGGCTACACTTCTTTACTGTGGTTCCCAACTCCAAAAATAAGACATTTTGAACTTTTCTTGATTATGTGTGCAACCTTAATTTTCTTACTAATGGAAATTTTTGGTGATCACCATCTACTAAATTCAGATGGAACAATCCCTTCTAACCATCTTCACTATCTTGAACATTCATGTATctctttatctttatttatttatgcatttttcTCCATGTTAATTGACAAAATTACCCCTTCAATCAAAGCTCAAAATGGACTTACAAATTTTCTTGCATCAATTGCTTTTGGCCAAGAATTACTTCTATTTCATCTTCACTCAACTGACCATATGGGAGTTGAAGGACAATACCATTGGCTTTTACAAATAGTCATTTTTGTGTGTTTAATCACTACCCTTTTGGGAATTCCATTTCCTAATAATTTCTTGAATAATTTTGTGAGATCTTATAGTATTATGTTTCAAGGACTTTGGCTTATGGTTATTGGTGTTATGCTTTGGACACCAAAATTTATACCTAAAGATTGTTTTATCAACTTTGAAGAAGGGTATCAAGTTGTTAGATGTCATGGACATGAAGCACTTAAAAGAGCAAAATCATTAGTGAATATTGAATTTAGTTGGTATATTATTGGAACCACTTGTTTAGTAATCTCTCTTTACTTAGTTGGTTTCAAGATTTTCACAAAAAATAATCTTGAGTATCAatccttaaaaaataattttgaggaTCATCAAGAAGTGGATTTTGTGGATGTTGAAGCTCAAAAGAAAAGTGAATTGAAGAAAAAGTTTGTTGAAATGGGCAAAGTGATGGCTACATAATTGACAAGATAATTTATTACATATAGGCAAAAAATGAAGAGTTAATTGTAAAAGCAAAGCATGGGATTGtacaaaaaagggaaaaaaattgtTTGGTGGTTggttgtatatatgtatatattttttaaaattatgactAGAAAATAGTCGAGAGTCTATTGATAACAGTTTTTTTATCTCTCCGAAATAGGGATAATAAGATATGTGTATACTCTATTCTTCCAAACTCTATTTATAAAATTGTACACTGGATACGATATATTGTCGTCGTTATTGTTGTATTTATGACTAGAAAATAGAATTTCTCTCTTGGTAGAAGGGGTGTATTGTATTTAATTTATGGCCTTTAATTagggagaagaagaaaatttaTGTACATATGTATGTTACACacagagaaaaataaatataaatgtattaattatttatttatttatttatttatttttgtagtaGGTCGTGTGGTCTAATTAATGTGGAACTGTTTGATTGAATACAAATTGATAagtgattaattaattatttttttctcgttTAGTTTCTTGATGTTtggatatttattttgaaattttgattaattacgtaaaattatttttatataacttATAAGTTATAGATTTGAGACGTAAAAACAGCTATTAATGCTTACATGCATATAGATCATAGATTATCTATATTACATATCCTGTGAGGTGCGGCCTTTACTTAAACTCTGCATGTTATATTAATACAACACTTTTGAATGAGTTTTCCTTTCTAAGATTGTATTGATGATAACATCATTAGAAAAGATCATCAAGATATATAATGTAGTATTCATTTTATTCTTGCATTTCATTGATATGTACTATGTAGGAAATATTTCCAGACTaagaataaatattaaatatataattatggtCTATGTCCATCAAAAtcgaaacaaataaaataattaccaaACATACATTATTTTTACTGATATTTGAATAATCATATAGAAGttcaaaataaaactatattGATAAAGAAATGATTATTACAATTAATTGaacaaaaattaatataagAAGTACTGTTCCAATCAAGATAAATAATCTACCAAGCACATAAGAAAACTAATGGCAAATTGAATGCGTTAAGCAAATAAAGGATTAGAATAACCCTAATTAGCCTAATTCCAATGATATCGATGTTGGAGATATCCTCGAACAAGCTCAACTAATACAATAAGCTAGTCGAATAGGTAATGAGTTTGCTAGAGAAATTGTAATCTACGTTATTGTAAAAGTATATTGCTATGTAAAATCATTAAATCACATGCATTATACTTCACCTACACCACACATTATGATAAAAATTCACTCCACTAGTCTTATCttgtgaaaaaaaaaagtgtcatAGACATGACTAGAGTTTCTCAACAATAATTAATGATTTCTTTCCCAACCTTTTTTGAATTTCCAACTTTGTGTCGTCATTTTCTATGAGGAATGTTATGTCATTTTTAATTTTGGTGTA
This window encodes:
- the LOC129885175 gene encoding uncharacterized protein LOC129885175, with product MAKLVGHVGTGLGFFLIGTWHMFNHIKLHSLHPNGYTSLLWFPTPKIRHFELFLIMCATLIFLLMEIFGDHHLLNSDGTIPSNHLHYLEHSCISLSLFIYAFFSMLIDKITPSIKAQNGLTNFLASIAFGQELLLFHLHSTDHMGVEGQYHWLLQIVIFVCLITTLLGIPFPNNFLNNFVRSYSIMFQGLWLMVIGVMLWTPKFIPKDCFINFEEGYQVVRCHGHEALKRAKSLVNIEFSWYIIGTTCLVISLYLVGFKIFTKNNLEYQSLKNNFEDHQEVDFVDVEAQKKSELKKKFVEMGKVMAT